A portion of the Sandaracinobacteroides saxicola genome contains these proteins:
- a CDS encoding methyltransferase type 12: MSLMSLEMERDETVELPEPDRVDWAARTRALLDHWHGVARDSAFGPEFAGVVPALARARALAGPAWMETVLPMLRAHPLQALVRNCPIVDHSVRKPRGYAGDAALLDLIYQHPSAPLRPGNELGQRLTLHIASGAASRSVRYRRLLLAEAIDDAALRHDGARVMSLACGHMREVEWSLALAHGGVRELLAADQDAESLARVAADYGARFPMVRPTALSVKQVIRGAVPGEGGFDLVYAAGLYDYLPAAVARALTKRLFGLLRPGGRLLLGNFGDDFDGIAFTESLMHWPLLWRTPVQIEAFANDIPAGAMATRRVFADPTHTCWYLDLTRA; the protein is encoded by the coding sequence ATGAGCCTGATGAGCCTGGAGATGGAGCGCGACGAGACGGTGGAGTTGCCGGAGCCGGACCGGGTGGACTGGGCGGCGCGGACGCGGGCGCTGCTGGACCATTGGCATGGCGTGGCGCGGGACAGTGCGTTCGGGCCGGAATTCGCCGGCGTGGTGCCGGCGCTGGCCCGCGCGCGGGCGCTCGCCGGGCCGGCCTGGATGGAAACGGTGCTGCCGATGCTGCGCGCGCATCCGTTGCAGGCGCTGGTGCGGAATTGTCCGATCGTCGACCATTCGGTGCGCAAGCCGCGCGGCTATGCCGGGGATGCGGCGCTGCTGGACCTGATCTATCAGCATCCGTCGGCGCCGCTGCGGCCGGGCAATGAACTGGGGCAGCGGCTGACGCTGCACATCGCCAGCGGCGCGGCGAGCCGGTCGGTGCGCTATCGCCGGCTGCTGCTGGCGGAAGCGATCGACGATGCGGCGCTGCGGCACGACGGTGCGCGGGTGATGTCGCTGGCGTGCGGCCACATGCGGGAGGTGGAATGGTCCCTGGCGCTGGCGCATGGCGGGGTGCGCGAGCTGCTGGCGGCGGACCAGGATGCGGAGAGCCTGGCACGGGTGGCGGCGGATTATGGCGCGCGCTTCCCGATGGTGCGGCCGACGGCGCTGTCCGTGAAGCAGGTGATCCGCGGGGCGGTGCCGGGGGAGGGTGGCTTTGACCTGGTCTATGCGGCGGGGCTGTACGACTATCTGCCGGCGGCGGTGGCGCGGGCGCTGACGAAGCGGCTGTTCGGCTTGCTGCGGCCCGGCGGGCGGTTGTTGCTGGGCAATTTCGGCGATGATTTCGACGGCATCGCCTTTACCGAATCGCTGATGCACTGGCCGCTGCTGTGGCGGACGCCGGTGCAGATCGAGGCCTTCGCCAATGACATTCCGGCGGGTGCGATGGCGACGCGGCGGGTGTTCGCCGACCCGACGCACACCTGCTGGTATCTGGACCTGACGCGGGCATGA
- a CDS encoding ABC transporter ATP-binding protein, which yields MSALRLEGVAHAMGEGAARRAVLAKADRAFVPGRFACLTGPSGAGKTTMLSILAGVVLPEEGVVRHGAVAVSALGEAGRLDWRRRQVGMVFQTNRLIDILTVDEHLQMVARLRGRPEAVAAGRDWLVRLGLADKGSQRPGQLSGGEKARVALAQALAVEPAVLLADEPTAALDRANAEMVAAALHTYAEREGRIVVAVSHDAAMIGAAHDEVRLEKA from the coding sequence GTGAGCGCGTTGCGGCTGGAGGGGGTGGCGCATGCGATGGGGGAGGGCGCGGCGCGGCGGGCGGTGCTGGCGAAGGCGGACCGGGCCTTTGTGCCGGGGCGCTTCGCCTGCCTGACCGGGCCGTCGGGGGCGGGGAAGACGACGATGCTGTCGATCCTGGCGGGCGTGGTGCTGCCGGAGGAAGGCGTGGTGCGGCATGGCGCGGTCGCGGTGTCGGCGCTGGGGGAGGCGGGACGGCTGGACTGGCGGCGGCGGCAGGTGGGGATGGTGTTCCAGACCAACCGGCTGATCGACATCCTGACGGTGGACGAGCATCTGCAGATGGTGGCGCGGCTGCGCGGCCGGCCGGAGGCGGTGGCGGCGGGGCGGGACTGGCTGGTGCGGCTGGGGCTGGCGGACAAGGGTTCGCAGCGGCCGGGGCAGCTTTCGGGGGGCGAGAAGGCGCGGGTGGCGCTGGCGCAGGCGCTGGCGGTGGAACCGGCGGTGCTGCTGGCGGATGAGCCGACGGCGGCGCTGGACCGGGCCAATGCCGAGATGGTGGCGGCAGCACTGCATACATATGCAGAGCGCGAGGGGCGGATTGTGGTGGCGGTGAGCCATGACGCGGCGATGATCGGCGCGGCGCATGACGAGGTGCGGTTGGAAAAGGCGTGA
- a CDS encoding HlyD family secretion protein, which translates to MRSLEVSACLLLAGCGVADAAAPALPPSPWAVSAMGRVDAAEEARALVAERDAVIARVHVRPGQAVRMGDVLVELRCADAMAREAGAVAAARAAGAEAALVDAGPREEVRVELRARADEAVARAADARDLLARAEGLVGRGFVSTRRVSELRAEVAAREATVAAAGAALRAAEAGARPEERIAARARLAGAEAEAAAARAMAEKCVVKSPIDGTVTRLWKREGEFSGASAGTALLSVADLSRMMVRAEIADRDAAKVRLGQAATVWIDGDMRHWHGRVVELSAQMGRKTARSLDPSDRFDRDVREALVAFDGAAPPAVIGLRVNVGLARS; encoded by the coding sequence ATGCGATCTTTAGAAGTTAGTGCCTGCCTGTTGCTGGCGGGGTGTGGCGTGGCGGATGCCGCGGCGCCGGCCTTGCCGCCCAGCCCATGGGCGGTGAGCGCGATGGGGCGGGTGGATGCCGCGGAGGAAGCGCGCGCTCTGGTGGCGGAGCGGGACGCGGTGATCGCGCGGGTGCATGTGCGGCCGGGGCAGGCGGTGCGCATGGGCGATGTACTGGTGGAATTGCGTTGCGCCGATGCAATGGCGCGGGAGGCCGGTGCGGTTGCGGCGGCGCGGGCAGCGGGGGCGGAGGCGGCGCTGGTGGACGCGGGGCCGCGCGAGGAGGTGCGCGTGGAGCTGCGGGCGCGGGCGGACGAGGCGGTGGCGCGGGCGGCGGATGCGCGGGATTTGCTGGCGCGGGCGGAAGGGCTGGTGGGGCGGGGGTTCGTCTCGACGCGGCGGGTGAGCGAGTTGCGGGCGGAGGTGGCAGCGCGGGAGGCCACGGTTGCCGCGGCGGGGGCGGCGCTGCGGGCGGCGGAGGCGGGGGCTCGGCCGGAGGAGCGGATTGCGGCGCGGGCGCGGTTGGCGGGTGCTGAGGCGGAGGCAGCGGCGGCGCGGGCGATGGCGGAGAAGTGTGTGGTGAAGAGCCCGATCGACGGCACGGTGACGCGGCTGTGGAAGCGGGAAGGCGAGTTTTCCGGGGCGAGCGCGGGGACGGCATTGCTGAGCGTGGCCGACCTGAGCCGGATGATGGTGCGGGCGGAGATCGCCGACCGGGATGCGGCGAAGGTGCGGCTGGGGCAGGCGGCGACGGTGTGGATCGATGGCGATATGCGGCACTGGCACGGGCGGGTGGTGGAGCTGTCGGCGCAGATGGGGCGCAAGACGGCGCGCTCGCTCGACCCGAGCGACCGGTTCGACCGCGATGTGCGCGAGGCGCTGGTGGCGTTCGACGGCGCGGCGCCGCCGGCGGTCATTGGCCTGCGGGTGAATGTGGGGCTGGCGCGGTCGTGA
- a CDS encoding pyridoxal phosphate-dependent aminotransferase — protein sequence MPPEIRLSARAAAMRSGGDAWWVAGEAMRRAAAGQDIIALTIGDPAGPPPDVVVAATIAALEAGRTHYSPLLGEPVLQRAIADYLNADAVRRVEPGQVAVMPGAQHALLGAMAMIAGPGDEVILLDPFYPSYPAVVAASGASPVFVGCGPGFAFDVETIVAAITPRTRAILINSPANPSGQALDAGDWAALVAATAAAGIWLVSDEVYARFRFDGDHVGVWDAGAPERSVLLGSLSKSHRMTGYRLGWAAGPPALVRALEDWSAASLFGVSQFVQDAGVAALAVPRAALEGYWRGFAERAARVVARANAIPGLRAAMPAGGMFVMLDVRGVDGDDVRFARALLDATGVAVTPGSGFGRAAAGHVRVSLCSEEAVLMAAFDRIEGWRAGLARAA from the coding sequence ATGCCGCCTGAAATCCGATTGTCCGCCCGAGCCGCCGCGATGCGCAGCGGCGGCGATGCCTGGTGGGTGGCGGGGGAGGCGATGCGGCGCGCGGCGGCCGGGCAGGATATCATCGCGCTGACCATCGGCGACCCTGCCGGGCCGCCGCCGGATGTGGTGGTGGCGGCGACGATTGCGGCGCTGGAAGCCGGCAGGACGCATTACAGCCCGCTGCTGGGGGAGCCGGTGTTGCAGAGGGCAATCGCCGATTATCTGAATGCGGATGCAGTGCGGCGGGTGGAGCCGGGGCAGGTGGCGGTGATGCCGGGGGCGCAGCATGCGCTGCTGGGGGCGATGGCGATGATCGCCGGGCCGGGGGACGAGGTGATCCTGCTCGATCCCTTCTATCCCAGCTATCCGGCGGTGGTGGCGGCGAGCGGGGCGAGCCCGGTGTTCGTGGGCTGTGGTCCGGGCTTTGCGTTCGATGTGGAGACAATCGTGGCGGCGATCACGCCGCGCACGCGGGCGATCCTGATCAACTCGCCGGCCAATCCCAGCGGGCAGGCGCTGGACGCGGGCGACTGGGCGGCGCTGGTGGCGGCGACGGCGGCGGCGGGCATCTGGCTGGTGTCGGACGAGGTTTATGCGCGGTTCCGGTTCGATGGCGACCATGTGGGGGTGTGGGATGCGGGCGCGCCGGAGCGGTCGGTGCTGCTGGGCAGCCTTTCGAAATCGCACCGGATGACCGGATACCGGCTGGGCTGGGCGGCGGGGCCGCCGGCGCTGGTGCGGGCGCTGGAGGACTGGTCCGCGGCGAGCCTGTTCGGGGTGTCGCAGTTCGTGCAGGATGCCGGGGTGGCGGCGCTGGCGGTGCCGCGCGCCGCGCTGGAGGGTTATTGGCGGGGGTTCGCCGAGCGGGCGGCGCGGGTGGTGGCGCGGGCGAACGCCATTCCCGGGCTGCGCGCCGCGATGCCGGCGGGCGGCATGTTCGTGATGCTGGACGTGCGTGGCGTGGACGGCGACGATGTGCGGTTCGCGCGCGCGCTGCTGGATGCGACCGGCGTGGCGGTGACACCGGGCAGCGGGTTCGGGCGCGCGGCGGCGGGGCATGTGCGGGTGAGCCTGTGTTCGGAGGAGGCCGTGCTGATGGCGGCGTTCGACCGGATTGAGGGATGGCGGGCGGGGTTGGCACGGGCGGCGTGA
- a CDS encoding toll/interleukin-1 receptor domain-containing protein — MVALAGLEGALPPAPSPAPPRYRAFISYSHRDLATAKWLHAALERYRLPARLVGTESPFGPVPARLSPIFRDLDELPAAEHLSAAVTTALGQSAALIVLASPDAAASRWVAKEIESFRALHGHGRPILVALARGEPADAFPAALAAAEPIAADLRPGQGGRRLALLKLVAGLSGVGLDALVQRDAQRQRARVTAITVGAVALVLILSTALILALKARAEAETARAQAEGLVEYMLTDLREKLKGVGRLDVMGGVNSRALTYYGAQDLTRLAPDALERRARILHAMGEDELARGNTAAALRHFTEANRVTKTLLADAPRNPDRLFAQAQSEFWLGQTYRQQGNANAALARMQAYSATAEALAKAEPDAVRGLVERHYASAAIGTILLRDIARPNEALPSFEAALRFIEQAARIGGNDYLMDRAEALAWLADTNFDLRRFDAALLDRQKQARLLDQMIATDRVNVTYRFAAVVNRRAQARILVEQGKLSQAAVLAADADALMSGLVAVEPKNMLWLSQQLSVAIARADIAARRGAGDEALRYLDKADRLMVVLVKANAGDPARLRLQSARIEAVRKTLADGERQ, encoded by the coding sequence ATGGTGGCCTTGGCCGGGCTGGAGGGGGCGTTACCGCCCGCGCCATCCCCCGCGCCCCCGCGCTACCGCGCCTTCATCAGCTACAGCCACCGCGACCTCGCCACCGCGAAATGGCTGCACGCCGCGCTCGAACGCTATCGCCTGCCCGCCCGCCTGGTCGGCACGGAGTCTCCCTTCGGCCCCGTGCCCGCCCGCCTGTCCCCCATCTTCCGCGACCTCGATGAACTCCCCGCCGCCGAACATCTCTCCGCTGCCGTCACCACCGCGCTCGGCCAATCCGCCGCGCTCATCGTGCTCGCCTCGCCGGACGCCGCCGCCTCGCGCTGGGTGGCGAAGGAGATCGAGAGTTTCCGCGCCCTGCACGGCCATGGCCGCCCCATCCTCGTCGCGCTCGCCCGCGGTGAACCCGCCGACGCCTTCCCCGCCGCGCTCGCCGCGGCCGAACCCATCGCCGCCGACCTTCGCCCCGGCCAGGGCGGTCGTCGGCTTGCGCTGCTGAAGCTGGTCGCCGGCCTCAGCGGCGTCGGCCTCGATGCGCTGGTGCAGCGCGACGCGCAACGACAGCGCGCCCGCGTGACCGCCATCACGGTCGGCGCCGTCGCGCTGGTGCTAATCCTGTCGACGGCGCTGATCCTGGCGCTGAAAGCCCGGGCCGAGGCGGAAACCGCGCGGGCCCAAGCTGAGGGACTGGTCGAATATATGCTCACCGACCTGCGCGAAAAACTGAAAGGCGTCGGCCGGCTGGACGTGATGGGCGGCGTCAACAGCCGCGCCCTCACCTATTATGGCGCGCAGGACCTCACCCGCCTCGCCCCCGACGCGCTGGAACGCCGCGCCCGCATCCTCCACGCCATGGGCGAGGATGAGCTCGCGCGCGGCAACACGGCCGCCGCCCTCCGGCACTTCACCGAAGCCAACCGCGTCACCAAAACCCTCCTCGCCGACGCCCCCCGCAATCCCGACCGCCTGTTCGCCCAGGCCCAGAGCGAATTCTGGCTGGGCCAAACCTACCGGCAGCAGGGCAATGCCAATGCAGCGCTCGCGCGGATGCAGGCCTATAGCGCCACCGCTGAGGCATTGGCGAAAGCCGAACCCGACGCCGTGCGCGGTTTGGTCGAGCGTCACTATGCGTCGGCTGCAATAGGAACCATCCTGCTCCGCGACATTGCCCGGCCAAATGAGGCGCTGCCTTCGTTCGAGGCGGCCCTTCGCTTCATCGAGCAGGCCGCAAGAATCGGCGGCAACGATTATCTGATGGATCGCGCAGAGGCGCTAGCTTGGCTCGCCGACACCAACTTCGACCTTCGCCGCTTCGACGCCGCGCTTCTCGACCGGCAGAAACAAGCCCGTTTGCTCGACCAGATGATCGCAACCGACCGTGTCAACGTAACATACCGTTTCGCCGCCGTCGTCAACCGCCGCGCTCAGGCGCGCATTCTTGTCGAACAAGGTAAACTGTCCCAAGCCGCCGTGCTTGCTGCCGATGCAGACGCGCTGATGTCCGGTCTGGTAGCAGTCGAACCCAAAAACATGCTTTGGCTTAGCCAGCAATTATCGGTCGCCATCGCCCGCGCGGATATCGCCGCAAGGCGCGGTGCGGGCGACGAAGCTCTTCGTTATCTGGACAAGGCGGACCGCTTGATGGTCGTGCTGGTCAAGGCAAATGCCGGAGATCCAGCCCGCCTCCGGCTGCAGTCCGCGCGTATCGAGGCAGTTCGAAAAACACTCGCTGACGGAGAAAGACAATGA